The sequence GTGGCGCTGCCACCCTCGCCGCCGTTACCGGCGTTGCCGCCCACGAGCGTCACGTCGGTGACCGTGACGCCTGCGCCGTCAGCGTTGATGACAGCCGCACCGCCCGCATAGCTGTCGCCGCCATTACCGCCGGTGACGGAGCTGCCGGTGATCGCGGCCCCGTTGGTCGCGGCCAGGGTGGCATCGCCACCCGCGCCACCGTTGCCGGCGTTACCGCCGGTGATGCTGCCGCCCGTGATGGTGCTGGTCGCGTCGACAATGACGTTAGCCGCGCCGCCCGCGTAGTCCGCCGTGGCATTACCGCCGGTGATCTCCACGTTTTCCACGGTGCCGTCGATGACGAGGGTGGCGACACCACCGGTCAGTCCGGGAGCCCCGGGACCGCTGACAGTGCCGTTCGCGCCGTCGCCGCCCTTACCACCGGTCACCGTGGAGCCGCTGGTGGATCCGGTGCCGCCCACGTAGGCACCGCCACCACCACCGCCGCCACCACCGCCGTAGCCGATGTCGCCGGAGCCCTGGTAGCCCACGCCACCGACGCCGCCGTCACCGCCGAACGCTCCGGCGCCGACCGCCGCACCGGTGCCACCGACGCCGCCGGTACCGCCACTGGCGCCAACGCCGCCGTTACCGCCATTGCCACCGCTACCGCCGGACTGCGGGATCCCTCCGATCAGGCCCGAGGCGTCGCCGCCGTCGCCACCGTTACCACCGGTACCACCGGTGCCTGCGGCTCCGACGGTGCCGCTTGCGCCCGTGGTGCCGCCGGTGCCGCCGGCACCCGCCGCCCCACCAAGACCACTGCCGCCGTTGCCGCCGTTGCCGCCCTTGCCGGCCAACAGACCGGTGCCTCCGTCGGCACCGTCGCCACCGTCACCGCCCTTACCCCCGGTACCGCCGGTGCCGCCGTTTCCGCCCTGGCCGCCGGCACTGCCGGACAGGCCCGTGCCGCCCTTGCCGCCCGCACCACCGGTGCCACCGGCGCCGGCGTTACCGCCATTACCGCCCGCCGCACCCGGGGTTATTGCGTCGGCACCGTTGGTGCCGTCGCTGCCGGTGCCACCGGCGCCGCCCTTACCACCGGTACCGCCGCCGATACCGTTACCGCCGGCGCCACCCGCACCGCCCGCGCCGCCGGCGACGCCGTCGACGCCGGGGCCGGTGGCGCTGGGGGTCGGACCGGCGTCGCCGCCGTTACCACCGGCGCCACCACTGCCGCCGTTACTGGTGGATCCGGTGCCACCGGCGCCACCGGCGCCACCGATGCCGGCCGCACCGCCCGTGGCGTCGCCGCCGTTACCGCCGGCGCCGCCGTTGCCGGCCGCGGTGCCCGCGCCCTGGTTGCCGCCGGCACCACCGACACCACCGTTGCCGGCCTTGCCTGGGTTGTAGTCCGAGGCGTCCGGGTTGACGTTGTTTCCCGCACCAGCCGCGCCGCCGTTGCCGCCGGCGCCGCCGTCGCCGGCCGCGATGCCGGCGGCGCCATCGGCGCCCTTACCGCCCGCGCCACCGCTTCCGGCCCAACCGCCGGCACCCACCGCGCCGTCCTGACCGCCGTCGGTACCGGTACCGCCCTGGCCCGCGGCACCACCGTCGCCGCCGTTACCGCCCTTGCCGCCGTCGAGGCCGCTGCCTGCCGTGGCGTTGGCGCCCGCGGCGCCATTGAGACCCTGGCCGCCCTGGCCGCCCCGGCCACCATTACCGCCGCCGACGCCACCGATGCCCTGACCGCCGGCGCCACCGGCACCACCGGCACCGCCGTTACCGCCGTCGTAGCCGTTGCCGTTGGCGTCGGTTCCCGCGCCTGCGGCCGCCTGGCCGCCGCGGCCACCCAGACCGCCGTCGCCACCATGTCCGTTGGCTCCATCAGCGGCGTCACCGGCACCGGCGCCGCCGGCACCCGCGTTGCCACCGCTACCGGCGTTGCCTCCCAGGCCACCGTCGCGACCGGGAGCGCCCGCCACCGATCCCGGGTTGCCGGCCGTACCGCCGCGGCCACCCAGACCGCCGTTGCCGCCGGCTCCACCGACACCGCCACTGGCTGCGTCAACGCCTTGGCCGCCGGCTCCACCGACGCCGCCGTTACCGGCGGCACCGCCCAGACCGCCGTCGCCGGCCGCGAAGCCCGGCGAGCCGTAACCGCCGTGGCCACCGGTGCCACCGGTACCTCCGTCGCCGGCGGCACCGCCGGTACCGCCGATCACACCGTTGCCGCCGACACCACCGTTACCGCCGTTACCGCCGACACCGCCGTTACCGCCGTCGGTGCCCTGCAGCGAGCCCCAGCCGCCACGGCCGGCTTCGCCACCGACACCGCCGGCCCCACCGGTACCGCCCGTGCCGGCGTTGGACTCGCCGCCGCCGCCACCCACGCCGCCTTCGCCACCATTGCCGGCGTTGCCGCCGACCACGCTGTGGTCGTAGCCGTCGGAAAGGGAGCCCGGGTTCTCTGCGCTACCCGCCCAGCCGCCGACGCCACCGGCGCCACCCTTGCCGCCGGTGCCGCCGTTACCGATCAAGCCCGTGGCCGCGCCGCCCTCACCGCCAGCACCACCCTTGCCGCCGGCGCCACCGGCACCGGTGGTGTTGCCGCCGTGCCCGTTCTGGTAGCCGCCGTTGCCGCCGTTACCGCCGGCACCACCGGCACCACCGGCGAAGCCGTCACCGGCGGCGTTGTCGGCGCCGGCCGCACCGGCACCGCCGTTACCGCCAGCACCGCCGTTACCCGCGGGCTTCAAGGGGTTGTAGTAGATGTTCTGGCCGAACAGCGCGGTGTCGCCGCCGTTACCACCGGCCCCACCTGCCTGGCCGGTGCCGTCGGGGAGCTGGCCGACGCCGTCTCCACCGTCACCGCCGTTGCCACCGTCACCACCGAGACCGACCGCGCCCTGGGAACCGTCGGCCGCCGAGGTGCCGTCACCGTTGTCGCCGCCGGCACCGCCGGCGCCACCCCGGCCGACCAAGCCGCCGGTTCCGCCGTCACCGCCCTTGCCCGCGGCGATGTTGGAGGCACCGTCACCGTCGCCGCCGTCACCGCCGTTGCCACCGTTTCCGGCGTTCCCCCCGACACCGCCCGATCCGCCGACACCACCGGCACCGTGCTGACCGGATCCACCGCCGCCCGCCGCGCCGGCCGCACCACCGGCACCACCGGCACCACCGTCGCCGCCGACGGTGGCGTTGCCGCCAGTGCCGCCCTTACCGCCGGCAACGCCGGTGTTGCCCGAGTTGTCGGTGCCCGCAGCGCCATCGACACCGGAGCCGCCGGCACCACCGGTACCGCCCTCGCCACCCTGACCGCCATTGCCGCTGACACCGGAGATCACGCCACCGGCACCGCCGGCACCACCGGCGCCACCCTTGCCACCGGTACCGCCCGCGGTGGTCGCCGACGCACCCGCCGTAGCGCCATCAATTCCAGCCGCACCGGTCGCGCCCGCGCCGCCGGCACCGCCGGCGCCGCCGTTGGCGTGCGACCCGCCGGCGCCACCGGCGCCGCCCTGGCCGCCGGCCTGGCCGGTCACGCCGTCGGCTTGCAATCCCTGGGCGTCGCCGCCCGCTCCGCCGGCGCCGCCGGCGCTGTCGGTGCCGGCACTGCCGGTGTTGCCGTCGCTGCCACCGGCGCCCGCTCCGGCCAGGCCAACGCTGCCGGCCGCTCCGCCGTCGGCGCCGTCGCCGCCCTTGCCACCGGCCCCTGCGGTGTTGCCACCGCCACCACCGGCGCCGTCACCGCCCTTGCCTGCGGTGCCGGCGTTGCCACCGCTGCCGGCGTTACCGCCGTTGCCGGCGGTTCCGGTGGCACTGCTGCCGCCCGCACCGCCGTTGCCACCGACACCACCCGTGCCGGCGTTGCCGCCGTCAGTGCCCGAGTCGCCGCTGCCGGCTTCGGCGGTATAGCCGTCACCACCGTTGCCGCCGTTGCCGCCGAGGCCGCCCGCACCGCCGGCGCCGCCGACGAAGCCGGTGCCACCCTTACCGCCAGTACCGCCGGAGCCACCGCTGGTGCCGTTCTCGCCGTCACTCCCGGCGGCGACGCTGCTTTGTCCGCTGTAGCCGTCGCCACCCTTACCGCCGGTGCCACCGGCACCACCGTTGCCGAGGTTGGCGCGATCAATTCCGTTGGCTTCCAGGCCACCCTGGCCGCCGTTACCACCGCCACCACCGGCACCACCATCTCCGCCGGCAACACCTGCGGTGTGGCTGTCGGAACCGACAGCGCCGTCCTTGCCGTCGCCGCCGTTACCGCCGACGCCGGCCGCGCCGTCCGCACCGCGCCCACCACCGACCTCGAGGCCACCGTGACCGGCGTTGCCGCCGACACCGCCATCACCACCGGCAGTACCGGCGGCCGCAGTTGAATCGGTGGCGGCGTCATAGCCGGCACCACCGGCGCCACCGTTGCCACCCTTGCCGGCCGCACCGTTGGCACCGCTGGCGGCCTGGGCACCGGTGCCACCGGCGAGACCACCCGCGCCACCGGCACCGGCGTTACCACCGTCGCCGCCGTTACCGCCGGTGCCGCCGGTCGGGTCAGATGCACTGCCCGCCTGGCCAATTGAGCCGTCAGCGCCATCAGCGCCGCTGCCCCCGGCGCCACCGACGCCACCGGCACCGTCCACGCCGGCCGCGGCACCGGTACCGCCGACGCCACCGTCACCACCGACGCCACCCTTGCCACCGGAGGCGCCAGCCGCGGCACCGTTGTCCGCGGCCGCGTCGTACCCCGCACCACCCTTGCCGCCGGCACCACCGTCGCCACCGTCGCCCTGCGCGGCGTGTGAACCGTCGGTGTTCAGGCCGCCCTGGCCGCCGTTACCACCGGCGCCACCCTTCCCGCCGGCCGTGCCGTCGGGGTCGGCCGCGGTGCCGGCGTTACCGACGGCACCGTCCTTACCGTCGCCACCATTGCCGCCGACGCCGGCCGTGCCGTCCGCGGCGTGCCCGCCACCGACCTGCTGCCCACCGTGACCCGCGTTGCCGCCGACACCACCGTTGCCACCGGAAGTACCCGCGGCAGCGGTCGCGTCCGAGGCTGCGTCATAGCCAGAGCCACCGGCACCACCGTTGCCGCCCTTACCCGCAGAGCCGTTCGTGCCGGCCGAGGCGTAGTTGCCGCCACCGGATGAACCACCCGCGCCACCGGCACCGGCGTTACCGCCGTCGCCACCATTGCCACCGGCCGTACCGGTCCTGTCCTCCGCGGTGCCCGCGGTACCGGCCGTGCCGTCTGCTCCATCGGTGCCCGAGCCACCAGCGCCGCCGACTCCACCGGCGCCGTGCGCACCGGTCGTGGCGCCGCTACCACCGGCGCCGCCGTTACCACCGGCGCCACCGTTGGTGCCCGACGTGCCCGCTGCCGCACCCGCGGCAACTGCGTCATAGCCGGCGCCGCCCTTGCCACCAGCACCACCAGCACCGCCATTGCCCTGCGCGGCATGCGTGCTGCCATCAACCTGCAGACCGCCCAGACCGCCGTTACCACCGGCGCCACCCGCACCACCATTGGCACCAGAAACACCCGCAGTCGTGGAGTCAGCCCCGGCATAACCCGCACCGCCCGCAGCACCCGCACCACCCACACCCGCAGTGCCCGCAACTCCATTGGCAGCCGGACCACCGAAGCCCGCCCCGCCGGTACCGCCCTTGCCGGCGTTACCGCCGGCACCACCGGCACCACCATCGCCACCATCGACATGCGACGCCGTACCCGCCGCACCCGCGGCACCCTTGCCACCCGCACCACCGGAACCGCCGGCGCCGCCCTTACCGCCGACACCCTGCTGGCCGACCACCGAACCCGTGCCCCCGGCACCACCGGCACCACCGTTACCACCATTGGTGCCCGACTCACCCGCACCACCAGTGGCACCGGCCACCGTCGCGTCAGCACCCGCCTTACCGCTGTAACCAGCACCACCGGAACCACCAGCGCCACCATTGCCGCCCACACCGTCGGCAGCACGCGTGCTGCCATCAACCTGCAGACCGCCCAGACCGCCGTTACCACCAGCGCCACCCGCACCACCATTGGCACCAGAAACACCCGCAGTCGTGGAGTCGGCGCCGTTGAAGCCCTTACCGCCCTGGCCGCCGGCGCCGCCGACACCGGCGTTGCCATCGGTTCCGCCCGCGGCCGCGACACCATCGCCGCTGAGTCCACCGCTGCCGGCCTTGCCGGCGTTACCGCCCGCACCGCCGTTGCCACCGGCGGTGCCGTCGACATGGCTTGCCGTGCCGTCCGCACCGGTTGCGCCCGCGGCACCCGCACCGCCGTTGCCGCCGTTACCACCGACACCGCCGGCGCCCGCCGCGCCATTGTTGGTGCCGTGCCCGCCGACGCCACCGGCGCCACCGTTTCCGCCGGCACCGCCGTTGGTGCCACTGGCGCCCGCGGTGGCTCCGGCCACGCCTTCGAGTCCGTTGCCGCCCTTGCCGCCGGCGCCGCCGGCACCACCATCACCTTGAGCGGCACGTGTCCCGTTGGTCTGCAGACCGCCCTGTCCGCCGTCACCACCGGCGCCTCCGGCGCCACCGTTGGTGCCATCGACGCGTCCTGTGCTGCCGTTGACGCCGTCGAAGCCCTTGCCGCCGGCGCCGCCCTTACCGCCGACACCGGCCGAGCCGTCGTTGCCGGAGGCGGCGGTGGAGCCGTTGCCGCTGTCGCCGCCGACGCCGCCCTTGCCGGCGTTGCCACCGGCGCCGCCGGTCTGGCCCGCCGTGCCGTCCACGTGGGTGGCCGTGCCATCGGCGCCGTTGCCGCCCGTGGCGCCGTCACCGCCGGATCCGCCGTTACCGCCCACGCCGCCGAGGCCGTGGAGGCCCGCGTTGGTGCCGGTTCCGCCGACACCGCCGGCGCCACCGGCACCGCCGTTGCCGCCGTTCTCGCCGGCCGCACCGGCGGTGGCCCCATCTAGGCCTTCGTAGCCGTTGCCGCCCTTGCCGCCGGCACCACCGTTGCCGCCATCGCCGTCGGCGGCGCGCGTGTTGTCGGCGTTCAGGCCGCCCTGGCCGCCGTTGCCGCCGGCGCCACCGGCCTGGCCCGCGGTGCCGTCGGGGTTGGCCTGCGAACCAGCGACACCGTCCTGGCCGTCAGAACCGTTTCCGCCCTTGCCGCCGACACCGGCAGCTCCCGCGGCCGCCCGAGAACCGTTGGCTTCCACGCCACCCACGCCGGCGTTGCCGCCGGCGCCACCGTTGCCGCCCGCGGTACCCGAGGCCGCGCCGTTGTCGGAAGCGGCGTCATAACCGGCACCGCCGACGCCGCCATTGCCGCCCTTACCGGCAACGCCACTGCTGCCGCTGGCGGCATGGTTGCCGTTGCCGGAGTCACCACCGGCACCCCCGACACCGGCGTTGCCGCCGTTGCCACCGTTGCCGCCGGCCCCGCCATCGGGGTCAGATGCCGTGCCCGCCAAGCCAATTGAACCGTCGGCGCCATCGGTGCCCGATCCGCCCTTACCGCCGACGCCACCCGCGCCATGAGTGCCCGCCGTGGAGCCAGTGCCACCGGCACCACCGTCGCCACCGACGCCACCATTGCCGCCCGAGGTGCCGGCCGCAGCGCCCGCAGCCACCGCGTCGTACCCGGCGCCGCCCTTGCCGCCGGCGCCACCGTCGCCGCCGGCGCCCTGCGCGGCGTGGGTGGTGCCGTTGGCCTCGAGACCGCCCTGACCGCCGTTGCCGCCGGCGCCGCCGGCACCACCGGCCTTGCCTTCGGGGTCGAGCGCCGTGCCCGCAGCACCTGCGGCACCGTCTTTGCCGTCGCCGCCGGCGCCACCGGCGCCGGCCACGCCGGAGTCCGCGCGGGAGCCATCGGTCTCAAGACCGCCCAGACCCGCGTTGCCGCCCACACCGCCATTGCCACCGGCGGTACCGGCCGCCGCGGTCGCATCCGTCGCCGCGTCGTAGCCCTTGCCGCCGACGCCACCGCTGCCGCCCTTACCGGCGGTACCGGCCGCACCGCTATCGGCCTGACCACCAGCGCCCTGACCACCGGCACCGGCAAGCCCGGCGTTACCGCCTGCGCCACCGGCCTCACCGGCGGAACCGTCTGCGTGAGCGGCAGTTCCGTCGGCACCGTCGGCGCCGTCGAGGCCGTCGCCACCGCCACCACCGTTGCCGCCGAGACCGCCGACACCCTGGGTGCCGGCCGCACCCGAAGCGGCGTTGGCGATGAACCAGCCACCGGCACCACCGGCACCGGCCACACCAGCCGCGCCACCATTGCCGCCTACGCCGCCATTGCCACCGCTGGCCCCGTCGATCTCGGA is a genomic window of Mycolicibacter heraklionensis containing:
- a CDS encoding beta strand repeat-containing protein; this encodes MSAFLAFGLGPWAAAPPAHADFDDVLVDLLGADLGNAVADLGANWGDQAAWAVVLDPGSWSPFFDGLGDQATWDAILADLNLAGIGAASLDVPGAADASFNWGDIDWFRPFGDGADGTALHPDGYAGGWIYGTGGAGWDADGTGTSIDGGAGGQGGLFGGDGGAGGDGYLGGDGGDGGAAGLFAWFSQGGAGGDGGDAATAGGVGGTGGIGGDAALWGLFSTAGVGGQGGDGLAGAVGLAGSFANGGDGNGGNGNNGGAGGNGGAGGRGSYLFGAGGKGGAAGNGGAGGAGGQGADGVDGTSSEIDGASGGNGGVGGNGGAAGVAGAGGAGGWFIANAASGAAGTQGVGGLGGNGGGGGDGLDGADGADGTAAHADGSAGEAGGAGGNAGLAGAGGQGAGGQADSGAAGTAGKGGSGGVGGKGYDAATDATAAAGTAGGNGGVGGNAGLGGLETDGSRADSGVAGAGGAGGDGKDGAAGAAGTALDPEGKAGGAGGAGGNGGQGGLEANGTTHAAQGAGGDGGAGGKGGAGYDAVAAGAAAGTSGGNGGVGGDGGAGGTGSTAGTHGAGGVGGKGGSGTDGADGSIGLAGTASDPDGGAGGNGGNGGNAGVGGAGGDSGNGNHAASGSSGVAGKGGNGGVGGAGYDAASDNGAASGTAGGNGGAGGNAGVGGVEANGSRAAAGAAGVGGKGGNGSDGQDGVAGSQANPDGTAGQAGGAGGNGGQGGLNADNTRAADGDGGNGGAGGKGGNGYEGLDGATAGAAGENGGNGGAGGAGGVGGTGTNAGLHGLGGVGGNGGSGGDGATGGNGADGTATHVDGTAGQTGGAGGNAGKGGVGGDSGNGSTAASGNDGSAGVGGKGGAGGKGFDGVNGSTGRVDGTNGGAGGAGGDGGQGGLQTNGTRAAQGDGGAGGAGGKGGNGLEGVAGATAGASGTNGGAGGNGGAGGVGGHGTNNGAAGAGGVGGNGGNGGAGAAGATGADGTASHVDGTAGGNGGAGGNAGKAGSGGLSGDGVAAAGGTDGNAGVGGAGGQGGKGFNGADSTTAGVSGANGGAGGAGGNGGLGGLQVDGSTRAADGVGGNGGAGGSGGAGYSGKAGADATVAGATGGAGESGTNGGNGGAGGAGGTGSVVGQQGVGGKGGAGGSGGAGGKGAAGAAGTASHVDGGDGGAGGAGGNAGKGGTGGAGFGGPAANGVAGTAGVGGAGAAGGAGYAGADSTTAGVSGANGGAGGAGGNGGLGGLQVDGSTHAAQGNGGAGGAGGKGGAGYDAVAAGAAAGTSGTNGGAGGNGGAGGSGATTGAHGAGGVGGAGGSGTDGADGTAGTAGTAEDRTGTAGGNGGDGGNAGAGGAGGSSGGGNYASAGTNGSAGKGGNGGAGGSGYDAASDATAAAGTSGGNGGVGGNAGHGGQQVGGGHAADGTAGVGGNGGDGKDGAVGNAGTAADPDGTAGGKGGAGGNGGQGGLNTDGSHAAQGDGGDGGAGGKGGAGYDAAADNGAAAGASGGKGGVGGDGGVGGTGAAAGVDGAGGVGGAGGSGADGADGSIGQAGSASDPTGGTGGNGGDGGNAGAGGAGGLAGGTGAQAASGANGAAGKGGNGGAGGAGYDAATDSTAAAGTAGGDGGVGGNAGHGGLEVGGGRGADGAAGVGGNGGDGKDGAVGSDSHTAGVAGGDGGAGGGGGNGGQGGLEANGIDRANLGNGGAGGTGGKGGDGYSGQSSVAAGSDGENGTSGGSGGTGGKGGTGFVGGAGGAGGLGGNGGNGGDGYTAEAGSGDSGTDGGNAGTGGVGGNGGAGGSSATGTAGNGGNAGSGGNAGTAGKGGDGAGGGGGNTAGAGGKGGDGADGGAAGSVGLAGAGAGGSDGNTGSAGTDSAGGAGGAGGDAQGLQADGVTGQAGGQGGAGGAGGSHANGGAGGAGGAGATGAAGIDGATAGASATTAGGTGGKGGAGGAGGAGGVISGVSGNGGQGGEGGTGGAGGSGVDGAAGTDNSGNTGVAGGKGGTGGNATVGGDGGAGGAGGAAGAAGGGGSGQHGAGGVGGSGGVGGNAGNGGNGGDGGDGDGASNIAAGKGGDGGTGGLVGRGGAGGAGGDNGDGTSAADGSQGAVGLGGDGGNGGDGGDGVGQLPDGTGQAGGAGGNGGDTALFGQNIYYNPLKPAGNGGAGGNGGAGAAGADNAAGDGFAGGAGGAGGNGGNGGYQNGHGGNTTGAGGAGGKGGAGGEGGAATGLIGNGGTGGKGGAGGVGGWAGSAENPGSLSDGYDHSVVGGNAGNGGEGGVGGGGGESNAGTGGTGGAGGVGGEAGRGGWGSLQGTDGGNGGVGGNGGNGGVGGNGVIGGTGGAAGDGGTGGTGGHGGYGSPGFAAGDGGLGGAAGNGGVGGAGGQGVDAASGGVGGAGGNGGLGGRGGTAGNPGSVAGAPGRDGGLGGNAGSGGNAGAGGAGAGDAADGANGHGGDGGLGGRGGQAAAGAGTDANGNGYDGGNGGAGGAGGAGGQGIGGVGGGNGGRGGQGGQGLNGAAGANATAGSGLDGGKGGNGGDGGAAGQGGTGTDGGQDGAVGAGGWAGSGGAGGKGADGAAGIAAGDGGAGGNGGAAGAGNNVNPDASDYNPGKAGNGGVGGAGGNQGAGTAAGNGGAGGNGGDATGGAAGIGGAGGAGGTGSTSNGGSGGAGGNGGDAGPTPSATGPGVDGVAGGAGGAGGAGGNGIGGGTGGKGGAGGTGSDGTNGADAITPGAAGGNGGNAGAGGTGGAGGKGGTGLSGSAGGQGGNGGTGGTGGKGGDGGDGADGGTGLLAGKGGNGGNGGSGLGGAAGAGGTGGTTGASGTVGAAGTGGTGGNGGDGGDASGLIGGIPQSGGSGGNGGNGGVGASGGTGGVGGTGAAVGAGAFGGDGGVGGVGYQGSGDIGYGGGGGGGGGGAYVGGTGSTSGSTVTGGKGGDGANGTVSGPGAPGLTGGVATLVIDGTVENVEITGGNATADYAGGAANVIVDATSTITGGSITGGNAGNGGAGGDATLAATNGAAITGSSVTGGNGGDSYAGGAAVINADGAGVTVTDVTLVGGNAGNGGEGGSATVNVDTGGSVTGTELTGGNGGDGGAGGSATVYASQSEVTDTQITGGNGGDGGAGGSASVSAIDGSTVGSSSATGGNASATAAGGDASINAENGSNITNSHVEGGNGGGGNGGGGNGGSDFARGGFFSLFSVPGTDGVGGAATIAATNGGVITDAYAYGGAGGIGTDGGVGGAGGEAAVLADGTGSTATGSAYGGTGGAGTGGIGGAGGRGAVEATGTNSSASGTGTGGNGGDGIDGGQGGAGAEGSTNATAYGSATGDSVGGNGGNATGENSVGGDGSGGWVQAGYGGPVGGTATGDATGGDGGDATGGGTGGNGGLAVVLSNGVGAEAHGSAFGANGGSGLDGGTGGDARAAGTGQVAATADGSYASGIGKGGDAGDGLGAGNTGGGGSTGWLQASGVNSTVTGTATGGAGGDGHDGLAGAGGGRGSLQAIGEGAQILNSHANGGDGGAGYVTSAASGGTSNFLVYDDATVSNVTATGGNGTDGFAGGLVKVELHDNGSSVVDTTLAGGEASVGGAGGSATVTATTGGSVAGSSLVGGAAGSGTSGGAGGAATVSASNGASVTDGDAVGGAGGAGTNGGVGGAGGAGRIVADGPTSTVNTGAATGGQGGTADGAGSVGGVGSDADVAAALGGSVTAGTATGGSGGNATAGGAGGAGGYSAVTAGVEGGTGGSAAGDGHGGTGGNADGVGSVGGKGGSGNIQGGFVRTGIGGNDGSASGTANGGNGGDATGGGKGGSGGTGSVVAGGAGAVADGTATGGAGGAGLSGGVGGNGSAGQVGAFAAGAQASGAASSGDGGDGTGVGSVGGAGTIGNIQAFGVDSAASGTATGGDGGSATNGGHGGTGGQGRIVANADGSTATDSTATGGDGGSGVGGVNATNATGGQAYVFSGTLGDPASGGHISGSTAIGGDASSTVNGGIGQVEAINGTITNSSAIGSDGGAAGLGGYATVSATNGGAISDSHAIGGHNSATATGGNATVSADGANSTVDNSTATGGKAGAGDANGGVGGTGGVALVGATNGGSVDGGAAQGGAGGDGSNGGTGGAGGLGTVNADGAGSAATGSATGGNGGAGNAGTGGAGNTAYISATDGGKVTADAGNPDGTTATGGSGGAGNNGGTGGKGGLGGVEAHSGGTSYGQATGGTGGTATDAGSKGGNGGNAGIDAGEAHSGLGGPGGSAHGTAIAGNGGDATGGGTGGNGSYGSINAGGIGAEASGTGHGGNGGDGLNGGTGGNGQNGQVAALGDGTYASGTGRAGNGGDGDGTGSKGGDGGLGWVRALAENSTVTNGSSTGGDGGAGSAGKAGGAGGQAYVQTNAADDTIQNSTATAGHGGDSANGVNGGQGGRAQVFAGDPNTVTTGGDVITNSSATGGDGAAGHNGGNTLVQATNGATISDSHAAAGNSNTTATGGAAGISADGTGSAVAGSQVTAGNAGVGDDNGGTGGGGGAANIAVTNGATITDTTVTGGTGGIGTDGGHGGLGGFGLAAATGAGSSITGSAFGGVGGDGSNTGIGGDGGSGQLIVDVAGGTVGGGGNTATATGGVGGAGSDGGVGGKGSWGELESNGPGGNSYGVSTGGSGGQATGNGSHGGNGGSSDIQSSKTTDGFGDPALGGPGGTASGTSTGGDGGAASGGGTGGNGGKASIAAGGANAVAGGTSHGGTGGEGDGGQGGNAGTSRITALGENTTAVGGDATGGDGGKGSAGGTGGAGADGNIGAALTSAGSPGDNPTANNNTVVGGSGGEGGSGHTGGAGGEADVYAVNNGENPGWPNPNSNQTVHGTNGADNP